One Brassica napus cultivar Da-Ae chromosome C2, Da-Ae, whole genome shotgun sequence DNA window includes the following coding sequences:
- the BNAC02G38210D gene encoding protein SOB FIVE-LIKE 3: MKTQGSSSTHMQLYIYIYGPLHKQNATTRQNKNSHKHSLSFETRVLELSMEREECSSSESGWTTYISSPMEDDEEEVTDEVYYEGHITGNDKRKHVNDYENNKDSDDSMASDASSGPSYPQTSNRGRSRECIVLRNGKSESKSKSNEDYDHKHNAKNSGNYKCRIQEKKKSESKSKHFKKK; the protein is encoded by the coding sequence ATGAAAACACAAGGATCTTCTTCCACGCACatgcaattatatatttatatatatggtcCACTACACAAGCAAAATGCTACGACTcgacaaaacaaaaattctcaCAAACACTCTCTCTCATTCGAAACTAGGGTTCTTGAGTTGTCCATGGAGAGAGAAGAATGCAGCAGTAGCGAATCCGGCTGGACTACGTATATTTCTTCACCTATGGAGGATGACGAGGAAGAGGTAACTGATGAGGTGTACTATGAAGGGCATATCACCGGAAACGATAAAAGAAAGCATGTCAACGACTACGAAAACAACAAAGACAGCGACGATTCAATGGCTTCCGATGCTTCTTCCGGGCCAAGTTATCCCCAAACGAGCAATAGAGGGAGAAGCAGAGAATGTATTGTTTTAAGGAATGGGAAAAGTGAAAGTAAGAGTAAGAGTAATGAGGATTATGACCATAAACATAATGCTAAGAATAGTGGTAATTATAAATGTAGGATacaagagaagaaaaagagtgAAAGTAAAAGTAAGCATTTTAAAAAGAAGTAA